A region from the Triticum aestivum cultivar Chinese Spring chromosome 3D, IWGSC CS RefSeq v2.1, whole genome shotgun sequence genome encodes:
- the LOC123080714 gene encoding pentatricopeptide repeat-containing protein At1g09900 codes for MAAAFSSSSSSPSAAASTHHPFPFPAPPNPPTAHRLRLRIRLAASRWVSRGRAPPERGAGAANSIWVNPAAPSRPGQAGQKLRRLVQLGDLDAALRLLGASPDPPAVVACNILIKKLCAQRRLADAERVLDALKAAGAADPVSHNTLVAGYCRDGRLADAERALAAAALSGAANVVTYTTLINGYCRSGRLADALALIASMPVAPDTYTYNTVLMGLCGARQWEDAEELMAEMVRNHCPPNEVTFATQIRAFCQNGLLDRAVQLLDRMPRYGCTPDVVIYSTLVNGFSKQGRVDDAIELLNGMLCKPNTVCYNAALKGLCIAQRWEDVGELIVGMVKKDCLPNEATFSMLTSCLCQNGLVDCAVEVLEQMHKYGCRPDVVIYNTLIYSFSEQGRVEDALKLLNSMPCSPDVISFNAALKGLCRAERWDDAEELIGQMLREDCPLIEMTFNILIDSLCQSGRVNYAIEVFEQMPNFGCTPDIVTYSSLINGLSEQGLVESAIELFQSMPCKPDIFGYNAVLKGLCKAARWEDAGELISKMARKDCPPNEITFNILINSLCQKGLVDRAIEVFEQMPKYGSTPDIFTYNALINGFSEQGRLDDARKILSTMSCKPDAVSYNSALKGLCRAERWKEAEEVVAEMLRKKCPPNEVTFKYANRLFVPNRVT; via the coding sequence ATGGCCGccgctttctcctcctcctcctcgtcgccgtccgcCGCGGCATCCACCCACCACCCCTTCCCTTTCCCGGCCCCTCCAAACCCGCCCACAGcccaccgcctccgcctccgcaTCCGCCTGGCCGCCTCCAGGTGGGTGAGCCGCGGCAGGGCCCCGCCGGAGCGCGGCGCCGGCGCGGCCAACTCCATATGGGTCAACCCGGCCGCCCCGTCCCGGCCCGGCCAGGCCGGCCAGAAGCTCCGCCGCCTGGTCCAGCTCGGGGACCTGGACGCCGCGCTCCGCCTCCTCGGCGCCTCCCCCGACCCGCCGGCCGTCGTCGCCTGCAACATCCTCATCAAGAAGCTCTGCGCGCAGCGCCGCCTCGCCGACGCGGAGCGCGTGCTCGACGCGCTCAAGGCGGCCGGCGCGGCGGACCCCGTCTCCCACAACACCCTCGTCGCCGGCTACTGCCGCGACGGCCGGCTGGCGGACGCCGAGCGCGCCCTCGCGGCGGCGGCCCTCTCCGGGGCCGCCAACGTCGTCACCTACACCACGCTCATCAACGGCTACTGCCGCTCCGGCAGGCTCGCCGACGCGCTCGCCCTCATCGCCTCCATGCCCGTCGCGCCGGACACCTACACCTACAACACCGTGCTCATGGGCCTGTGTGGCGCCCGGCAGTGGGAGGACGCCGAGGAGCTCATGGCCGAGATGGTCAGGAACCATTGCCCTCCCAACGAGGTGACGTTCGCCACCCAGATCCGCGCTTTCTGCCAGAACGGGCTGCTCGACCGCGCCGTTCAGCTGCTCGACCGAATGCCTAGGTACGGATGCACGCCCGATGTTGTCATTTACAGCACCCTGGTGAATGGGTTCTCGAAGCAAGGGCGTGTCGACGACGCCATCGAGCTGCTCAACGGCATGCTCTGCAAGCCCAACACTGTTTGTTACAACGCCGCGCTGAAAGGTTTGTGCATCGCTCAGCGTTGGGAGGATGTCGGAGAGCTGATTGTGGGGATGGTTAAGAAAGACTGCCTGCCAAACGAAGCGACATTCAGTATGCTAACCAGTTGCTTGTGCCAGAATGGGCTGGTTGATTGTGCGGTGGAAGTCCTCGAGCAGATGCACAAGTATGGGTGCAGACCTGATGTTGTCATTTACAATACGCTGATATATTCCTTTTCAGAACAAGGGCGTGTGGAGGACGCGCTCAAGTTACTAAACAGCATGCCGTGCAGTCCTGACGTCATTAGCTTCAACGCCGCGTTGAAGGGTTTATGCAGAGCTGAGCGATGGGATGATGCCGAGGAGCTTATAGGGCAGATGCTTAGGGAGGACTGTCCCCTAATTGAAATGACTTTCAATATACTCATTGATTCGCTGTGCCAGAGTGGCCGGGTAAACTACGCAATTGAAGTGTTTGAGCAAATGCCAAACTTTGGATGTACACCTGATATTGTCACATACAGTAGCCTTATTAATGGCCTTTCTGAACAAGGGCTTGTCGAATCAGCCATTGAGTTGTTTCAAAGCATGCCATGCAAGCCTGATATCTTTGGCTACAATGCTGTGCTGAAGGGTTTGTGCAAAGCTGCGCGATGGGAGGATGCTGGGGAGCTTATATCTAAGATGGCTAGAAAGGATTGCCCCCCAAATGAAATCACATTCAATATACTAATCAATTCCCTGTGCCAGAAAGGGCTTGTTGATCGTGCAATTGAGGTTTTCGAGCAAATGCCAAAGTATGGAAGTACACCTGATATTTTCACATACAATGCCCTTATCAATGGCTTTTCTGAACAAGGCCGTCTGGATGATGCCCGCAAGATATTAAGCACCATGTCATGCAAGCCTGATGCCGTGTCCTATAATTCTGCATTGAAGGGTTTATGTCGAGCTGAACGATGGAAGGAAGCAGAGGAGGTTGTGGCTGAGATGCTTAGAAAGAAGTGCCCTCCAAATGAAGTAACATTCAAGTATGCTAATCGATTATTTGTACCAAACAGGGTAACTTGA